TTGTCGTGTCGGTCAAGGAAGCCATCCCCCGCGGTCGTGTGAAAAAGGGCGACGTCCGCAAGGCCGTTGTCGTTCGCACCGCCAAGGAAGTCCGCCGCGACGACGGCACCGCGATCCGTTTTGATCGCAACGCGGCCGTCATCCTCAACAACAACAACGAGCCCATCGGTACACGTATCTTTGGCCCGGTTGTGCGTGAGTTGCGCGGCAAGAATTTCATGAAAATCATCTCGCTCGCGCCGGAGGTGCTGTAATCATGGCTGCTAAGCTGAAAAAAGGTGACAAGGTCATCGTTCTGGCCGGCAAGGACAAGGGCAAGACTGGATCTATTTCTTCCGTTGATCCGAAATCCAACAAGGCCATCGTGGACGGGGTCAATATTTCGATCCGCGCCACACGCCAGTCCCAGGAAAGCCAGGGGGGTCGCATCCCCAAGGCGATGCCGATTGATCTGAGCAACCTCGCCTATGTGGATGCCAAGGGCAAAGCCACGCGCGTCGGGTTCAAGATGGACGGCGACAAGAAAGTGCGTTTCGCCAAGACAACAGGGGATGTGATCTGATGCTTGATACTGCAACATATACACCCCGTCTGAAGTCTGTTTATCACGACACGATCCGTGCGGCGATGAAAGAAGAGTTCGGCTACAAGAACGACATGCAGATCCCGCGTCTGGACAAGATCGTCCTGAACATCGGATGTGGTGCCGCCGCCGTCCGCGACAGCAAGAAAGCAAAGTCGGCGCAAGCTGATCTGACGCTGATTGCCGGTCAGAAGGCTTTGACCACAACGGCCAAGAAATCCATCGCGGGTTTCCGGGTGCGTGAGGACATGCCAATGGGCGCGAAAGTGACCCTGCGCGGGGATCGCATGTATGAATTCCTTGATCGTCTGACCACGATTGCAATGCCTCGTATCCGCGACTTCCGCGGCGTATCGGGCAAGTCCTTTGATGGACGTGGCAACTATGCCATGGGCCTCAAAGAGCATCTGGTTTTCCCTGAAATCAATTTCGACACAATTGATGAGAACTGGGGAATGGACATCGTGATCGCCACAACGGCGCAAACCGACGCTGAAGCAAAGAGCCTGTTGAAAGCTTTCAACATGCCCTTCAATTCATAAGCGCGGGAGGGATTTAGATATGGCTAAAAAAGCAATGATCGAGCGTGAGAAGAAGCGCGAACGTCTGGTCGCAAAATACGCGGCGAAACGTGCGGATCTCAAAGCAATCGTGAATGATGAAAGCAAGCCGATGGAAGAGCGTTTCCGCGCCTCCCTGAAGCTGGCGAAACTGCCTCGCAACTCTTCGGCTGTGCGTTTGCACAACCGCTGCCAGCTGACAGGTCGTCCGCACGCTTATTATCGTAAACTGAAAATTTCGCGGATCGCGTTGCGGGATCTTGGCTCAGCGGGCCAAATCCCCGGCATGGTCAAGTCGAGCTGGTAGGGAGCGCATCACATGAACGATCCTATCGCAGATATGCTGACACGCATCCGTAACTCGCAGTTGCGCGGCAAATCCACCGTCATGACGCCCGGCTCCAAGCTGCGCGCCTGGGTGTTGGACGTGCTGGCGGACGAAGGTTACATCCGGGGCTATGAAAAAACCACCGGTGAAGATGGTCATCCGGCCATCGAGATCAGCCTGAAGTATTATGAGGGCGAACCTGTTATTCGCGAATTGAAGCGGGTTTCCAAACCCGGTCGTCGCGTTTACATGGGCGTCAATGACATCCCCGTTGTCCGTCAGGGCCTCGGCGTGTCGATTGTCTCCACCCCAAAGGGTGTGATGTCGGACCAAGCAGCACGCAGCGCCAACGTTGGTGGCGAAGTGCTCTGCACCGTCTTCTAAGGAGGGCAAGATGTCTCGTATTGGTAAAAAACCGGTCGATCTGCCCTCTGGTGTCAGCGCATCAGTCAGCGGTCAGACCATCGAAGTCAAAGGCCCCAAGGGCACACGGACGTTCAGCGCAACGGATGATGTGACACTGACGGTTGAAGACAATGTTGTGACCATCACGCCACGCGGTAAATCAAAGCGCGCGCGCCAGCAGTGGGGCATGTCCCGCACGATGGTTGAAAACCTTGTCACCGGTGTGACCACGGGTTTCAAGAAAGAGCTTGAAATTCAGGGTGTTGGCTATCGTGCCGCGATGACCGGCAACACATTGAAACTGAACCTCGGTCTCAGCCATGATGTGGATTACACACCGCCTGCGGGCGTAACTGTAACCGCGCCAAAGCAAACCGAAGTGGTTGTGGAAGGTATTGACGAACAGCTTGTTGGTCAGGTCGCCGCGAACATCCGCCAGTGGCGTAAACCCGAGCCCTATAAGGGCAAAGGCATTCGTTACAAAGGCGAGTTCGTCTTCCGCAAAGAAGGCAAGAAGAAGTAAGGAACACACAGATGGCAAACAGCAAAAGACAACTGTTTCTGAAACGCCGCCTGCGCGTTCGGAACAAACTCCGCAAGGTCAACGCTGGTCGCGTGCGCCTGTCGGTTCACCGCTCCAACAAAAACATCTCCGTTCAGTTGATCGACGATGTGGCAGGCGCCACAATCGCTTCCGCCTCGACGCTCGAAAAAGCGCTGGGTGTGGTGGGCAAGAATAACGTCGAAGCAGCGACCAAAGTGGGTACGGCAATCGCCGAGCGCGCGAAAAAGGCCGGTGTGTCGGAGGCGTATTTCGACCGTGGCGGTTTCCTCTTTCACGGTAAGGTCAAGGCAGTTGCCGACGCCGCTCGTGAAGGTGGTCTGAAGATCTAAAAGGAAGGTGGCCTGAAAGCCTACCTTACCCGCAGACACCGTAGGGTGGGCTTTCAGGCCACCCTTTGTTTGAGACAACGTAGGCGGCGCAGGCTGTGCCGCCTCGATGATCCGGGGGACATTGTTCCACTGGGATTGACATAATCGGGCGCTTGCCCAGCAATTTAAGGATGTTCTCAATGGCAGAACGTGAAAACCGTCGTGGCCCACGCCGCGATCGTGACGAAGCACCGGAATTCGCCGACCGTCTGGTCGCTATCAACCGCGTGTCCAAAACCGTAAAAGGGGGTAAGCGCTTTGGTTTCGCAGCCCTCGTGGTTGTCGGCGATCAAAAAGGACGTGTTGGTTTTGGCAAAGGCAAAGCGAAAGAGGTCCCCGAGGCCATCCGCAAAGCCACCGAGCAAGCCAAGCGCCAAATGATCCGCGTGCAGTTGCGCGAAGGTCGCACCCTGCACCATGACATGGAAGGCCGTCACGGCGCCGGCAAGGTGGTGATGCGGACCGCCCCAGAAGGTACCGGGATCATTGCCGGGGGTCCAATGCGTGCGGTTTTCGAAATGCTGGGTGTGAAGGACGTTGTGTCCAAATCCATCGGATCGCAAAACCCCTACAACATGATCCGCGCCACCATGGACGGGTTGCGCAAAGAGTCGAGCCCACGGTCTGTTGCGCAGCGTCGCGGCAAGAAAGTGGCTGACATTCTGCCCAAGCGCGAAGAAAAAGCAGAGGCCGCACCCGTGGCTGAGGAGGCATAATCATGGCCAAGACTATTGTTGTAAAACAGATCGGCTCCCCGATCCGCCGCCCCGCCAAACAGCGTGCCACGCTGATCGGGTTGGGCCTGAACAAAATGAACCGCACCCGCGAGCTGGAAG
This genomic interval from Paracoccaceae bacterium contains the following:
- the rpsE gene encoding 30S ribosomal protein S5, translated to MAERENRRGPRRDRDEAPEFADRLVAINRVSKTVKGGKRFGFAALVVVGDQKGRVGFGKGKAKEVPEAIRKATEQAKRQMIRVQLREGRTLHHDMEGRHGAGKVVMRTAPEGTGIIAGGPMRAVFEMLGVKDVVSKSIGSQNPYNMIRATMDGLRKESSPRSVAQRRGKKVADILPKREEKAEAAPVAEEA
- the rplX gene encoding 50S ribosomal protein L24 gives rise to the protein MAAKLKKGDKVIVLAGKDKGKTGSISSVDPKSNKAIVDGVNISIRATRQSQESQGGRIPKAMPIDLSNLAYVDAKGKATRVGFKMDGDKKVRFAKTTGDVI
- the rpsH gene encoding 30S ribosomal protein S8 yields the protein MNDPIADMLTRIRNSQLRGKSTVMTPGSKLRAWVLDVLADEGYIRGYEKTTGEDGHPAIEISLKYYEGEPVIRELKRVSKPGRRVYMGVNDIPVVRQGLGVSIVSTPKGVMSDQAARSANVGGEVLCTVF
- the rpmD gene encoding 50S ribosomal protein L30, with the protein product MAKTIVVKQIGSPIRRPAKQRATLIGLGLNKMNRTRELEDTPSVRGMVNSISHMVEIIEEKG
- the rplN gene encoding 50S ribosomal protein L14 gives rise to the protein MIQMQTNLDVADNSGARRVQCIKVLGGSKRKYASVGDIIVVSVKEAIPRGRVKKGDVRKAVVVRTAKEVRRDDGTAIRFDRNAAVILNNNNEPIGTRIFGPVVRELRGKNFMKIISLAPEVL
- the rplF gene encoding 50S ribosomal protein L6 codes for the protein MSRIGKKPVDLPSGVSASVSGQTIEVKGPKGTRTFSATDDVTLTVEDNVVTITPRGKSKRARQQWGMSRTMVENLVTGVTTGFKKELEIQGVGYRAAMTGNTLKLNLGLSHDVDYTPPAGVTVTAPKQTEVVVEGIDEQLVGQVAANIRQWRKPEPYKGKGIRYKGEFVFRKEGKKK
- the rplR gene encoding 50S ribosomal protein L18, which codes for MANSKRQLFLKRRLRVRNKLRKVNAGRVRLSVHRSNKNISVQLIDDVAGATIASASTLEKALGVVGKNNVEAATKVGTAIAERAKKAGVSEAYFDRGGFLFHGKVKAVADAAREGGLKI
- the rplE gene encoding 50S ribosomal protein L5; this translates as MLDTATYTPRLKSVYHDTIRAAMKEEFGYKNDMQIPRLDKIVLNIGCGAAAVRDSKKAKSAQADLTLIAGQKALTTTAKKSIAGFRVREDMPMGAKVTLRGDRMYEFLDRLTTIAMPRIRDFRGVSGKSFDGRGNYAMGLKEHLVFPEINFDTIDENWGMDIVIATTAQTDAEAKSLLKAFNMPFNS
- the rpsN gene encoding 30S ribosomal protein S14 — encoded protein: MAKKAMIEREKKRERLVAKYAAKRADLKAIVNDESKPMEERFRASLKLAKLPRNSSAVRLHNRCQLTGRPHAYYRKLKISRIALRDLGSAGQIPGMVKSSW